A region of Aquarana catesbeiana isolate 2022-GZ linkage group LG08, ASM4218655v1, whole genome shotgun sequence DNA encodes the following proteins:
- the LOC141105487 gene encoding uncharacterized protein, translated as MEEWEYLEGHKDLYKDVMMENQPPLTSPDGSSNGNPPERCPRSLYSQDSTLEDHNYAQTYQGEELKDIKLEVKVEKEETFGDQQSMEEGGPLYSLHSIQEDHTIPHQHQGEEQINIKAEVKEEKVETYVGGDQLSTEEVGMIMKNEQDEISHSIDTNPESDSAAADVAHPVDFAATLPDLSDSEDDSSLPVASHEKALVDARITSVW; from the exons atggaggagtgggagtatttagaaggacacaaggatctctacaaggatgtcatgatggagaatcagccgcccctcacatcaccgg atggatccagtaatgggaacccaccagagagatgtccccgttctctatattcccaggattccacactgGAAGATCACAACTATGCACAAACTTATCAG ggtgaagaactgaaagacatcaaactTGAGGTTAAAGTGGAAAAAGAAGAAACAtttggagatcagcagtctatggaggagggaggTCCTCTGTATTCCCTGCATTCCATAcaagaagatcacaccatccctcaccaacATCAG ggtgaagaacagattaatataaaagctgaggttaaagAGGAAAAAGTAGAGACGTATGTGGGGGGTGATCAGCTGTCCACGGAGGAGGTTGGGATGATTATGAAAAATGAACAGGATGAAATTTCTCACTCTATCGACACAA ATCCTGAATCTGACTCGGCCGCTGCAGACGTTGCCCACCCTGTGGATTTTGCAGCCACGCTCCCGGATTTATCAGATAGTGAGGATGATTCCTCCTTACCTGTAGCTTCGCACGAGAAGGCGCTGGTTGACGCACGGATTACATCTGTGTGGTAA